Within the Plasmodium reichenowi strain SY57 chromosome Unknown, whole genome shotgun sequence genome, the region ttttttttcttttgtgAGTATACTCACCTTTTTTGAGAATTTCCAATAGAattaattttgtttataaaatttgGAGATAGATAATTATcaaaaacatttttatatgttacGTGCTTTGGAACGtttaaaaattttagaAAGTCTACCAAACCTGACAATACAACATCTTGAAATGATTGTGTTTTTTGCCATACTTTGCAAGCATTAACAGCAGGGTAACTGTTCTCTTCATCgtttttcattttatagttatctaaaaataagaaatgca harbors:
- a CDS encoding hypothetical protein (conserved Plasmodium protein, unknown function), with amino-acid sequence MSTGWNFNFKKKNGRRKKGDLKYVQLFSRSGISTLKNENVIFEKGLNCGPAGRNALIRWIEYNYKMKNDEENSYPAVNACKVWQKTQSFQDVVLSGLVDFLKFLNVPKHVTYKNVFDNYLSPNFINKINSIGNSQK